The genomic DNA CGACGACCCGGTCGGGGCCGCTGCGCTCCGGCAGGTGCTCGAGCAGGAAGCGGGTGCCGATGTCCAGGCGCTCCGCGCAGAACACGCCGGCGTGGTTGACCACCGTGCGGCCGGACACCGGGCCGACCCCCTCCGGCAGCGGGTAGCTGTGCGGCCACGGGTTGGCGGGCCTGACCAGCGCCGGGTCAGGGGTGGCGAGGATCAGCCGGGCCTTGCGGACCGCCAGCGAGGTACGGGTCGGGCCGACCAGCCGCTCGAAGAGCTCCAGCGTCGAGGTGTGGATCTCGGTCACCATGCCGGTGCCGACCACCACCGTGCCCGGGTGCAGGGCCGGGGCGAGCCGGTGCAGCTGGTCCTCCAGCAGCGCCAGGCTCTTCGGCACCCGGACCAGCAGGACGTCGATCCGCGCCGGCACCGGATCCCGGGTGGTGAGCAGCCGGACGGCGTCCGCGGCGACGCCGTTGCGCGCCAGGTTCGCGGTGGTGGCGCTGCGGCCGAGGAAGGAGTCGACGATCTGCGTCGGCCGCCGCTCCGCGAGTGCGACCGCCAGCGCCCCCCAGCGGTCCCCGACCACCACCACCTCGCCCGAGAGGTCGACGGGCGCGGGGTGCTCGATCCCCTTCAGCTCCTCCCCGGCCAGGTACCGCAGCAGGTACTCGTCGGATGCGTCCCAGGCACGGAGCTGGTCGCGGGGGTCCTCGGGGAAGCGGGCGAGCGCGAGCTCGCCCCACGGCGTGGCGAAGCGGTTCATCGTCCCCTCAGGCTAGCGGAGGCCCCACCCCGCTACGCTGCCCGCCATGATCGACCCCACCCGCGCGGACCGGGCGGCGGGCGCCGTCGTCGGCTCGGCCGTCGGCGACGCGCTCGGCGCCCCCTTCGAATTCGGCCCGGCCGGCGCCTTCGGCACCCGCTTCCCGGCTCCCGGTGCGGGCGGCGAGATGTGCGGGGGCGGCGGCTGGGACCCGGGCGAGGCCACCGACGACACGCAGATGGCCGTCCACCTCGGCGAATCGCTGCTCGAACGCGGCGGACTCGACCTGCCCGACGTCTTCGACCGCTTCCGCCGCTGGGCGTGCGACCAGCCCAAGGACATCGGCCTGCAGACCGAGGCCGTGCTCACCGCCGACCTGCCCTGGGACCTCGCCGCCGCGATCCACTTCCAGACCAACCTCCGCGCGGCCGGCAACGGCTCCCTGATGCGGGCCGCCACCGCCGCCGTCCGCTTCGCCCCGGCCGGGCGGGACGCCACGATGGACGCCGCCCGGCGGATCGCCGCGCTCACCCACGGCGACCGGGCTGCCTGGGAGGGCACGGCGATCCAGCACGAACTCGTCCGGGTCGCGCTGGCCGGGCGGGACCCGATCGCCGCGCTGCCCGCCACGCTCGACGCGGTCCACCCCGACCACCGCGAGCGCTACGCCACCGTCCTCGCCCCCGACTGGCACCCGGAGCTGGCCACCGAGTTCAACGGCGCGGTCTGGCCCTGCCTCGGCTCGGCGGTGTGGGCGCTGCGCACCACCGGCGGCTTCGAGGACGCGCTGCGCGCCGCCGTCGACCTCGGCGGGGACACCGACACGGTCGCCGCCGTCACCGGCGCGCTGGCCGGGGCGGTGTACGGGCTGGGCGCCGTGCCCGAGCGGTGGACCGCGCCGCTGCACGTGCCGCTGCCGGGCGGCGGCGGGCGGACGCTGCACCTCGCCGACCTGGTCGGGCTGGCCGAGCGCCTCGCCGCGGGGTGACCGGGCGCGGCCGACCAGCTGTCACGCGGCCGGGCCGGCCGGGCGGGCGAGAAGGTCGGGCCGGTCGGCCAGTCGGCCGGTCGGCCGGTCGGGACGGCCAGGCGGGTCGAGCGGTCAGGCCGGTCAGGCCGCCACCCGGGCCGAGCCGAGGGAGTCGGCGGCCAGGATGCGCGGGGCGCCCGGTTCGTAGAAGACCTCGAGGTCGGTGACGGTGAACCCGGCGTTGGTGATCATCGGCACGATCGGCCGGTCGAGGTGGCAGCCGGCGAGGACCCGCTGCTGGATCGGGTCGAGCCGGTGCTGCCAGCGGCGGACGCCCCGGTCGGCCTCGGGAGCGAGGCCGTGCTCGACGAAGCGCAGCACGCCGCCGGGCCGCAGCACCCGGCGGATCTCCCGCAGCGCCGCCTGGGCGTCCGGGATGGTGCACAGCGTCCAGGTGGAGAGCGCGGAGTCGAACGAGGCGTCGGCGAAGGGCAGCCGCTGCCCGTCCCGCGCGGCCAGCCGGACAGGTGCGCGCGAGCCCGCCACCCGGTCGCCGGCCATCCGCCACGCGACGTCGGACGGTTCGACGGCGGCGACGGAGTCGACCTCGGGCGGATAGAACCGGATGTTGAGCCCCGACCCGAAGCCGAGCTCCACCACCTCGCCGGTCAAGCCCCGACAGGCCCGCTCCCGGATCGGCTCGCCGGTCTTCATCCCGCACGCCCAGTCGATCAGCCGCGGGACGACGTGTTCGCTGTAGTAGCCCATGGCGCTCTCCCGTACCCCCCTGGACCGGTCCGGCCCGCGGCGCCCCCGCACACACCCGTGCGCCGACGGACCACCCCGACGGCCGACCCGGTCCTCCTTCCAGGATCGCCGCCCGGCCGACCGGTGTCACGCCTGTACGGCGGCGCCGTGGACCGGCCGTCGGACCGGCCGTCGGACAGGCCTCAGGGCGCCACGGTGAACAGCAGCGAGGCGTTGTGGCCGCCGAAGCCGAACGCGTTGGTCAGGGCCGCCTCGGCCAGGACCTTGCGCGGTTCGCCGGCCACCACGTCCAGGGCCACCTCCGGGTCGAGGGTGTCGAGGTTGAGGGTCGCCGGGACGAGGCCGTCGCGCAGGGTGAGGACCGCAGCCAGCGCACCCATCGCGCCGGCCGCGCCGAAGAGGTGACCGGTCATCGACTTGGTGGCGGTGACCGCGGGGTGGGTGCCGATCGCCGCCGCGACCGAGCCGGCCTCGGCCAGGTCGCCGAGCGGCGTCGACGTGGCGTGCGCGTGCACCACCCCGACCGCCTCGGGCGGCAGCCCGGCCGCCGCCAGCGCGAGCCGCATCGCCCGGACCTGGCCCTCCGGGTGGGCCGCGGTGATGTGGTGCGCGTCCGAGGTGACGCCCGCGCCCGCGAGCACCGCGTGCACCCGTGCCGCCCGCGCCGCCGCCCGGGAAGCGCGCTCCAGCACGACCACCGCCGCACCCTCGCCGATCACGAACCCGTCCCGGTCGACGTCGAACGGCCGGGACGCGGCAGCGGGCGCGTCGTTGCGCGTCGAGTGTGCCCTGGCCTGCGCGAAACCCGCCAGCGGCAGCGGATGGATGCACGCCTCGGCGCCGCCCGCGACCACCACGTCCGCCCGGCCCAGCCGGATCAGGTCCAGCCCGAGCGCGAGGGCCTCCGCCCCGGACGCGCACGCGGAGACCGGTGTGTGCGCCCCGCCGCGGGCACCGAGCTCGATCGACACCCAGGCCGCCGGACCGTTCGCCATCAGCATCGGCACCGTGTGCGGCGACACCCGGCGGACGCCCGACGTCTCCAGCACGTCGTCCTGCCCCAGCATGGTGAGCGCGCCGCCGGTGCCGGTGCCGATCACCACCGCCAGCCGCTCCGGTGCGACGTCCGGCGCACCCGCGTCCGCCCACGCCTCCCGCGCTGCGACCAGCGCCACCTGCTCGCAGCGGTCGAGCCGGCGGGCCTGCACCCGGTCCAGCACGGTGGTCGGCTCGACCTTCAGCCGTCCGGCGATCCGGACCGGCAGGTCCGCCGCCCACCCCTCCGTGATCGCGCCGATCCCGGACTCCCCGGCCAGCATCGCCGCCCAGGTCGACGCCACGTCGCCGCCCAACGGCGTGGTGGCGCCCAGCCCGGTGACCGCCACGGCTTCGGTGACCATACCCACGACAACCCGCTCCCTCTGTGGACAAGTGACAGCACACGGGGTCGGCCGCAGACCTCGGCCGGCCGCCCCGATAGCCACCCTGCCAGTGCAGTTGCCGATCACCGGATGCCATCACCCACCGTGTCGCGTCGGCGAAATCTGTAGGGTCTCGATGCATGAAACCGTGATCACCGGAAATTGCCTCGTCCCGCACCCGGACGCGCTGCCGCCCGCGGGTCCGGGACATCCGCAGGGCGCAGCCGCCACCGGCGGCCACGGGAGTCCCGGCTCCGCCGGTGCCGCCCGCCGTCCACCGGGCCGGTCGGCGTCTGCCGCACGGTGGGCGCGGCAGCGGGATGTGCGGCGCGGGGTGGCTGACAGGAGTCCGCGGGCGCGTGCGGGGTCAGCCGCGGCGGCGGGGCTTGCCCGGGCGGGAGGCGGCGCCCTTGCGGGGGGTGGAGCCCTGGCCGGTGCGCTTGGCGCCGGCGGCGGAGCGGTTCCCGGCCGCCTTGCCCTTCGCGGGCTGCTGCGGCTTGCGCGGCTGCTTGGTGGCGGCCTGCTGCTGCCGGTCGGCGCCGGCGACGCCGCGGGAGCTGTTGACGGTACGGCCGCGGACGATGCCGATGAGCTCCTCGACCAGCACGGGGGTGTCCTCGCCAGTCGGCCAGGACAGCGCGATCCGGGACTCGGGGGCGTCGGCGACCGTGCGGTAGGTGAGGTCGCGGCGGTGGTGGAGGCGGGCCAGCGACTGCGGCGCGACCAGGACGCCGATGCCGGCGGCGACCAGCTCGACGGCGTCGCCGGTGGTCGCGGGGCGCTGATGCGCGGGCTCGCCGGGCAGCTCGTCCCAGCCGAGGGTGTCGTCGAGCGGGTGGAGCACGACCTCGTCGGCGAGGTCGGCCAGGGTGATCTCCTCGGCCGCGGTGATCACGTGGTCCTTGGGGACGACGGCGACCGTGGTCTCGGTGTACAGCGGGATGGCGTTGAGCGCGGTCCTGTCGACCGGAAGGCGCAGCAGCGCGGCGTCCGCTCCGCCGCTGAGCAGCAGCCCGGCGGCCTCGCCGGGGTCGGCGGCCACCAGGGTGAGCGGGATGTCGGGGAGCCGCTCGGACCAGATCCGCACCCACTTGGTGGGCGTCACCCCGGGCACGTAGGCGAGCCGGAACTCGGCGGGCAGGTCGGCGCTGATGGGGCTGGTCACCGGCCCAGCGTACCGGCCGCGGGGGGTCGGCCGAGGTCGTGGTCGGGGCGGCGGCGCGCGCTCGTTACCCTTGACCCCATGACGTCCCACCAGACCGCCCAGACGATGAAGCCCGCCACCGCGGCGAAGAAGCTGGGTGTGTACCTGCCCGCCACGCCCGCCGAGTTCCAGGAGGGCGTGGTTTCGCGTGCCGAGCTGAACTCCCTCCAGGCCGACCCGCCCGAGTGGCTGCGCGAGCTGCGCCGCACCGGTCCGCACCCGCGTCCGGTGGTGGCGGCGAAGCTGGGCGTGTCGATCGCGGGTCTGGCGCGCGGCGGGGTCACCGAGGCGCTGACCACGGAGCAGATCGAGGCGTTGAAGGACGAGAACCCGCTGTGGCTGCAGCACGAGCGCGCCACCCAGGTCGATGTCCGCAAGGAGGCGGTCCGGATCAAGGAGAAGAACCGCCAGAAGGACGCCCAGAAGGACGCGCAGAAGGACGCCCGGAAGTAGTCACGGGCCCCGGCGGTCAGCCGACCACGGCCCGGACCGGGTTGTGGTCGGAGAGGCCGTGCACGTCCCGTACCGCCGCGTCGCGCCCGGCGAGGCCGCCCCGGACCACCACGTGGTCGATCCACTGGGATTTGGGCGCCCCGGGTTCCCGCGGCCGGGTCGGACCGGCGCCAGCCGGCAGTGCGGTGACCGTGCAGTCCGGGCCGAGTCCGGCCGCCACCACGGTGCGGTCGGCGTTGAAGTCGCCGAGCAGCACCGCGGGTCCGTCGCCCGCGGCCTCGGCCACCACCTCGCCGGGGCCGTCGAGCAGCAGCACCAGGTGTTCGGCGCGGTCGTCGAGCTGGGTGGGGATCCGCCGGGGTTCGGGGGTCCGCGGGTAGCGCAGCAGGTGGGTGGTCCGGCCGCCGGGCAGGGCCGCGCGCAGGGCGGCGAGTTGGTCGCCGCTGACCTCCTGCAGGGCGATCACCTGCTCGGTCATCGCGACGATCTCGGCGGTGACGCCGGTGATCCGGTCGGCCTCGGCGGGCCAGCGGTCGAGCATCTCGCCGGCGTGGTTCTCGGCGTGGACGCGGTGCAGCACGTTCCAGGTGGCGACGGCGGTCATGGGCCGATGGTACTGACGGAGAGTCAATCCGCTGTCACGGAGGCGAGTTTGTTCGGTTCCCGAGTGGACGTGCGGCGGGACCCTCATTACGGTCTGGTATCGAACCTGTATTCCGGACCTTCACCCGTGGGGGTGGGTCCGCAGGAAGAGGAGCCCGCCTTGGCCACGCACCGCCGCCCCAAGCAGTCGAGCCGCGCACGGCTGACCGTGTTCACCGGTGCTGCCGCGACCGCGGTCGCGCTGACGGCCCAGCTGGCCGCGCACGCCGACCCCGCCCCGACCAAGGACGAGGTGAAGGCGCAGGTCGACAAGCTGGCCGAGCAGCAGGAGCAGGCGGCGGAGCGGTACAACGGCGCCAAGGAGCGGGCCGACCAGCTGCGCAAGCAGGCCGACCAGCTGCAGGACCAGATGGCCCGCAGCCAGGCGCAGCTGACCGAGCTGGCCTCCGGGCTGGCGGAGGTGGCCGGCGAGGAGTACCGGCAGGGCGGGGTCGACCCGTCGATACGCCTGATGCTGTCCAGCGACCCGGACGGGTACCTGGCGCAGGCGTCCAGTTACGAGCAGGCCGCCAACACGCAGGCGGACTCGCTGAAGGCGCTCAAGGACCAGCAGCGCCGGTTGGACCAGCAGAAGCAGGAGGCGACGGCGGTCCTGGCCGAGCTGGACGGCTCGACCAAGGTCCTGAACGACGCCAAGAACGAGGTGCAGTCGAAGCTCCAGGAGGCGCAGCGGCTGCTCTCCCGGCTGAGCCGGGCCGACCAGGCCGCGATCCGGGCCGGCGGCGGTGAGACGGCCTCGCGCAGCGCCTCCCGGGTGGACCCGGCCACGCTGCCCCCGGCCGGCGGCGCCGCCGCGATCGCGGTGAAGACCGCGCTGGAGCAGCAGGGCGACCCGTACAAGTGGGGCGCGACCGGCCCGAACACCTTCGACTGCTCCGGCCTGATGGTGTTCGCGTACGCGAGCGCGGGCGTCTCGCTGCCGCGCACCTCCCAGGAGCAGGGCAACGCAGGGACGAACGTGGGCACCGACTGGCACAACGCCCAGCCCGGCGACCTGGTGGTCTACCACTCCGACCGGCACCACGTCGGGATGTACATCGGCAACGGCCTGGTGGTGCACGCGCCGCAGACCGGTGACGTGGTGCGGACCATGAAGGTGGACGCGATGACGATCAACACCATCCGCCGGATCTGACCCGCGGCGCGCGCCCGCGGATCCCCGCCTGAACGCCAGGAGCCGGCCCGGAGACGGGCCGGCTCCTGGCGTTCACCTTGAGCTCCTTGCATGAATGTTCCGTGCTGCGTATATTCATGCCAAGCTTCAAGGAGGGAACGCCATGGCATTGCGAGTTGCCGTCGCCGGCGCCAGCGGGTACGCGGGGGGCGAGGTGCTGCGCCTGCTGCTCGGCCACCCGGAGGTGGAGATCGGCGCGCTGACCGGCGCCTCCAACGCCGGGACGAGGCTGGGGCTGCTCCAGCCCCACCTGCTGCCGCTGGCCGACCGGGTGCTGGAGCCGACCACGGCCGAGACACTGGCCGGCCACGACATCGTCTTCCTCGGCCTGCCGCACGGCCAGTCGGCCGCCGTCGCCGAACAGCTCGGCGAGGATGTGCTGGTGGTCGACCTGGGCGCCGACCACCGGCTGGCCTCGGCCGCCGACTGGGAGCAGTTCTACGGCTCGCCGCACGCCGGCACCTGGCCGTACGGCCTGCCCGAGCTGCCCGGCCACCGGCAGGCGCTCAAGGGCGCCAGGCGGATCGCGGTGCCGGGCTGCTACCCGACCGCCGTCTCGCTGGCGATGTTCCCGGCGTACGCGGCGCAGCTGGTCGAGCCGGAGGCCGTGATCGTCGCGGCGTCCGGCACCTCGGGCGCCGGCAAGGCGGTCAAGGCGCACCTGCTGGGCAGCGAGGTGATGGGCTCGATGAGCCCGTACGGCGTGGGCGGCGGCCACCGGCACACCCCGGAGATGGCGCAGAACCTCACCCCGCTCGCCGGGGAGCCGGTCACCGTCTCCTTCACCCCGACGCTCGCCCCGATGCCGCGCGGCATCCTGGCCACCTGCAGCGCCAAGGCGAAGCCGGGCGTGACGGCCGGGCAGCTGCGCGCCGCCTACGCCGAGGCGTTCGCGGCCGAGCCCTTCGCCCACCTGCTGCCCGAGGGGCAGTGGCCGCAGACCAGCTCGGTCTACGGCTCGAACGCCGCGCTGGTCCAGGTCGCGCTGGACCCGCACGCCGGGCGCCTGATCGCGATCAGCGCGATCGACAACCTGGTGAAGGGCACCGCCGGCGGCGCGGTGCAGAGCATGAACATCGCCCTGGGCCTCCCCGAGGAGCTGGGCCTCCCGCTGAACGGAGTCGCACCGTGACCGACACTCAGACCGTGTCCGAGCCCAAGAACGTGGGCGTGACGGCGGCGAAGGGCTTCCGCGCGTCGGGCGTCACCGCCGGCATCAAGGCCTCCGGCACCCCGGACCTCGCCCTGGTCGTCAACGAGGGCCCGTCCTTCGCGGCGGCCGGCGTCTTCACCTCCAACCGGGTCAAGGCCGCGCCGGTGCGCTGGTCGGAGCAGGTGCTGAAGGCCGGCGAGCTGGCCGCGGTGATCCTCAACTCCGGCGGCGCCAACGCCTGCACCGGTCCGGAGGGCTTCCAGGACACCCACGCCACCGCGGAGAAGGTGGCCGCCGAGCTGAACGTCGGCGCCGGCGAGGTCGCGGTCTGCTCGACCGGCCTGATCGGCCAGCGGCTGCCGATGGGCATCCTGCTGCCGGGCGTGGAGACGGCCGTCGCGGCGCTCTCGCCGACCGGCGGCGAGCAGGCGGCGATCGCCATCAAGACCACCGACACCGTGCACAAGACCGCCCAGGTCACCCACGCGCAGGGCTGGACGGTCGGCGGCATGGCCAAGGGCGCGGGCATGCTCGCCCCGGGCCTGGCCACCATGCTGGTGGTGGTCACCACCGACGCCCTGGTCCCCGCCGCCGAGTTGGACGCCGCGCTGCGCGGCGCCACCCGGACGACCTTCGACCGGGTCGACTCCGACGGCTGCATGTCCACCAACGACACGGTGCTGCTGCTGGCCTCCGGCGCGGCCGGGGTAGCCCCGGAGGCCGCGGAGTTCGCCGAGGCGGTCCGCACCGTCTGCGACGACCTGGCCCGGCAGCTGATCGGCGACGCCGAGGGCGCGTCGAAGGAGATCCGGATCGACGTGGTCAACGCCGCGAGCGAGGACGAGGCCGTCGACGTGGCCCGCACCATCGCCCGCAACAACCTGCTGAAGTGCGCCATCCACGGCGAGGACCCCAACTGGGGCCGGGTGCTGGCCGCGATCGGCACCACCGCCGCCGCCTTCGACCCGGACCGGCTGGACGTCGCCATCAACGGGGTCTGGGTCTGCCGTGACGGCGGCGTCGGCGAGGACCGCGACCTGGTCTCGATGAAGGACCGCGAGGTGGTCATCACCGCCGACCTCAAGGCCGGCGCCGAGAGCGCCACGGTGTGGACCAACGACCTCACCGCCGACTACGTCCACGAGAACAGCGCCTACTCCACCTGATCCCGGGGGGACAGAGACCGTGAAGATCGCACCCAAGGGCGAACAGGCCCGCAGCAACGCCGCGTTGCCCAAGGCCCGCACCCTCATCGAGGCGCTCCCGTGGCTGGAGCGCTTCCACGGCAAGACCGTCGTGATCAAGTTCGGCGGCAACGCCATGGTGGACGAGGAGCTGAAGTCCGCCTTCGCCCAGGACGTGGTCTTCCTGCGCTACGCCGGCCTCAACCCGGTCGTGGTGCACGGCGGCGGCCCGCAGATCAGCGCCCAGCTCGACAAGTTGGGCCTGGAGTCCTCGTTCACCGCGGGCCTGCGGGTCACCACCCCGGAGACCATGGACGTGGTCCGGATGGTGCTGGCCGGGCAGGTGCAGCGCGAGCTGGTCGGCCTGCTCAACGGCCACGGCCCGTTCGCGGTCGGCATGACCGGCGAGGACGCGCACACCATGACCGCGGTCAAGCGGTACGCGGTGGTGGACGGCGAGCAGGTCGACATCGGCCTGGTCGGCGACATCGTCAACATCGAGGCCGGTGCGGTGAAGGCGCTGATCGCGGACGGGCGGATCCCGGTGATCTCCTCGATCGCCCGCGGTGCCGACGGCCACGTGTACAACATCAACGCCGACACCGCCGCGGCCGCGCTGGCGGTGGCGCTGGGCGCGGAGATGCTGGTGGTCCTCACCGACGTCGAGGGCCTGTACCGGGACTGGCCGAACTCGGACGACGTGATCAGCCAGCTGAACGCCTCCGAGCTGGACGCCATACTGCCCACCCTGGCCAGCGGCATGCTGCCCAAGATGGAGGGCTGCCTGCGGGCCGTCCGCTCCGGCGTGGGCACCGCCCGCGTGCTGGACGGGCGGGTGCAGCACTCGCTGCTGCTGGAGATCTTCACCGACGAGGGAATCGGCACCATGGTCGTGCCGGACGACGAACCGACCGTGACCGGGGGACTGGCATGAGCGACAACACCCAGATGACGCAGCGGTGGCAGCACTCGCTGATGGACAACTACGGCACCCCGCGGCTGCCGCTGGTCAAGGGCGAGGGCGCCACCGTCCGGGACGCCGACGGCAAGGAGTACCTGGACCTGGTCGCGGGCATCGCGGTCAACGCCCTCGGCCACGCCCACCCGGCGATCGTCGAGGCGGTCACCGCCCAGATCACCACCCTCGGCCACGTCTCCAACCTGTTCATCGCCGAGCCGCCGGTCGCGCTCGCCGAGAAGCTGCTGGAGCTGGCCGGCCGGCCGGGCCGGGTGTTCTTCTGCAACTCCGGCGCCGAGGCCAACGAGGCCGCCTTCAAGATCGGCCGGCTGACCGGCCGGACCCACGTGGTCTCGCTGCAGGGCGGCTTCCACGGCCGGACCATGGGCGCGCTCACGCTGACCGCCCAGCCCGCCAAGCAGGACCCGTTCAAGCCGCTGCTCGCGGACGCCACCTACGTGCCGTTCGGCGACGTCGAGGCGCTGCGGGCGGCCGTCACCACCGAGACCGCCGCGGTCTTCCTGGAGCCGGTCCAGGGCGAGAACGGCGCGATCCCGCTGTCCGGCGAGTACCTGCGGGCGGCCCGCGAGATCACCCGGGCCACCGGCACCCTGCTGGTCCTGGACGAGGTGCAGACGGGCATCGGCCGGACCGGCCACTGGTTCGCCCACCAGGCGTACGAGGGCGTCGACCCGGACGTCGTCACGCTGGCCAAGGGCATCGGCGGCGGTCTGCCGATGGGCGCGGTGCTGGCCTTCGGCGAGGCCGGCGACCTGCTCCACCCGGGTCACCACGGCACCACCTTCGGCGGCAACCCGGTGGTCGCCGCCGCGGGTCTCGCGGTGATCGACACCATCGAGGGCCAGGGCCTGCTGGACCACGTCCAGAAGCTCGGCGAGCGGCTGAAGGCCGGCATCGAGGCGATCGGCGATCCGCTGGT from Kitasatospora terrestris includes the following:
- a CDS encoding beta-ketoacyl-ACP synthase II, producing the protein MVTEAVAVTGLGATTPLGGDVASTWAAMLAGESGIGAITEGWAADLPVRIAGRLKVEPTTVLDRVQARRLDRCEQVALVAAREAWADAGAPDVAPERLAVVIGTGTGGALTMLGQDDVLETSGVRRVSPHTVPMLMANGPAAWVSIELGARGGAHTPVSACASGAEALALGLDLIRLGRADVVVAGGAEACIHPLPLAGFAQARAHSTRNDAPAAASRPFDVDRDGFVIGEGAAVVVLERASRAAARAARVHAVLAGAGVTSDAHHITAAHPEGQVRAMRLALAAAGLPPEAVGVVHAHATSTPLGDLAEAGSVAAAIGTHPAVTATKSMTGHLFGAAGAMGALAAVLTLRDGLVPATLNLDTLDPEVALDVVAGEPRKVLAEAALTNAFGFGGHNASLLFTVAP
- the argC gene encoding N-acetyl-gamma-glutamyl-phosphate reductase, whose amino-acid sequence is MALRVAVAGASGYAGGEVLRLLLGHPEVEIGALTGASNAGTRLGLLQPHLLPLADRVLEPTTAETLAGHDIVFLGLPHGQSAAVAEQLGEDVLVVDLGADHRLASAADWEQFYGSPHAGTWPYGLPELPGHRQALKGARRIAVPGCYPTAVSLAMFPAYAAQLVEPEAVIVAASGTSGAGKAVKAHLLGSEVMGSMSPYGVGGGHRHTPEMAQNLTPLAGEPVTVSFTPTLAPMPRGILATCSAKAKPGVTAGQLRAAYAEAFAAEPFAHLLPEGQWPQTSSVYGSNAALVQVALDPHAGRLIAISAIDNLVKGTAGGAVQSMNIALGLPEELGLPLNGVAP
- a CDS encoding endonuclease/exonuclease/phosphatase family protein, which translates into the protein MTAVATWNVLHRVHAENHAGEMLDRWPAEADRITGVTAEIVAMTEQVIALQEVSGDQLAALRAALPGGRTTHLLRYPRTPEPRRIPTQLDDRAEHLVLLLDGPGEVVAEAAGDGPAVLLGDFNADRTVVAAGLGPDCTVTALPAGAGPTRPREPGAPKSQWIDHVVVRGGLAGRDAAVRDVHGLSDHNPVRAVVG
- the argB gene encoding acetylglutamate kinase: MKIAPKGEQARSNAALPKARTLIEALPWLERFHGKTVVIKFGGNAMVDEELKSAFAQDVVFLRYAGLNPVVVHGGGPQISAQLDKLGLESSFTAGLRVTTPETMDVVRMVLAGQVQRELVGLLNGHGPFAVGMTGEDAHTMTAVKRYAVVDGEQVDIGLVGDIVNIEAGAVKALIADGRIPVISSIARGADGHVYNINADTAAAALAVALGAEMLVVLTDVEGLYRDWPNSDDVISQLNASELDAILPTLASGMLPKMEGCLRAVRSGVGTARVLDGRVQHSLLLEIFTDEGIGTMVVPDDEPTVTGGLA
- the argJ gene encoding bifunctional glutamate N-acetyltransferase/amino-acid acetyltransferase ArgJ, yielding MGVTAAKGFRASGVTAGIKASGTPDLALVVNEGPSFAAAGVFTSNRVKAAPVRWSEQVLKAGELAAVILNSGGANACTGPEGFQDTHATAEKVAAELNVGAGEVAVCSTGLIGQRLPMGILLPGVETAVAALSPTGGEQAAIAIKTTDTVHKTAQVTHAQGWTVGGMAKGAGMLAPGLATMLVVVTTDALVPAAELDAALRGATRTTFDRVDSDGCMSTNDTVLLLASGAAGVAPEAAEFAEAVRTVCDDLARQLIGDAEGASKEIRIDVVNAASEDEAVDVARTIARNNLLKCAIHGEDPNWGRVLAAIGTTAAAFDPDRLDVAINGVWVCRDGGVGEDRDLVSMKDREVVITADLKAGAESATVWTNDLTADYVHENSAYST
- a CDS encoding ADP-ribosylglycohydrolase family protein, with the protein product MIDPTRADRAAGAVVGSAVGDALGAPFEFGPAGAFGTRFPAPGAGGEMCGGGGWDPGEATDDTQMAVHLGESLLERGGLDLPDVFDRFRRWACDQPKDIGLQTEAVLTADLPWDLAAAIHFQTNLRAAGNGSLMRAATAAVRFAPAGRDATMDAARRIAALTHGDRAAWEGTAIQHELVRVALAGRDPIAALPATLDAVHPDHRERYATVLAPDWHPELATEFNGAVWPCLGSAVWALRTTGGFEDALRAAVDLGGDTDTVAAVTGALAGAVYGLGAVPERWTAPLHVPLPGGGGRTLHLADLVGLAERLAAG
- a CDS encoding C40 family peptidase, whose amino-acid sequence is MATHRRPKQSSRARLTVFTGAAATAVALTAQLAAHADPAPTKDEVKAQVDKLAEQQEQAAERYNGAKERADQLRKQADQLQDQMARSQAQLTELASGLAEVAGEEYRQGGVDPSIRLMLSSDPDGYLAQASSYEQAANTQADSLKALKDQQRRLDQQKQEATAVLAELDGSTKVLNDAKNEVQSKLQEAQRLLSRLSRADQAAIRAGGGETASRSASRVDPATLPPAGGAAAIAVKTALEQQGDPYKWGATGPNTFDCSGLMVFAYASAGVSLPRTSQEQGNAGTNVGTDWHNAQPGDLVVYHSDRHHVGMYIGNGLVVHAPQTGDVVRTMKVDAMTINTIRRI
- a CDS encoding LysR family substrate-binding domain-containing protein; amino-acid sequence: MTSPISADLPAEFRLAYVPGVTPTKWVRIWSERLPDIPLTLVAADPGEAAGLLLSGGADAALLRLPVDRTALNAIPLYTETTVAVVPKDHVITAAEEITLADLADEVVLHPLDDTLGWDELPGEPAHQRPATTGDAVELVAAGIGVLVAPQSLARLHHRRDLTYRTVADAPESRIALSWPTGEDTPVLVEELIGIVRGRTVNSSRGVAGADRQQQAATKQPRKPQQPAKGKAAGNRSAAGAKRTGQGSTPRKGAASRPGKPRRRG
- a CDS encoding methyltransferase yields the protein MNRFATPWGELALARFPEDPRDQLRAWDASDEYLLRYLAGEELKGIEHPAPVDLSGEVVVVGDRWGALAVALAERRPTQIVDSFLGRSATTANLARNGVAADAVRLLTTRDPVPARIDVLLVRVPKSLALLEDQLHRLAPALHPGTVVVGTGMVTEIHTSTLELFERLVGPTRTSLAVRKARLILATPDPALVRPANPWPHSYPLPEGVGPVSGRTVVNHAGVFCAERLDIGTRFLLEHLPERSGPDRVVDLGCGNGVLGTAAALANPAAEPLFVDESFQAVASAEATFRAALGAERTAGFRVGDGLDGVPSGSADLVLNNPPFHSHQATTDAVAWRMFTGARRVLRPGGELWVVGNRHLGYHVKLRKIFGGCETVAANPKFVILRAVRR
- a CDS encoding class I SAM-dependent methyltransferase translates to MGYYSEHVVPRLIDWACGMKTGEPIRERACRGLTGEVVELGFGSGLNIRFYPPEVDSVAAVEPSDVAWRMAGDRVAGSRAPVRLAARDGQRLPFADASFDSALSTWTLCTIPDAQAALREIRRVLRPGGVLRFVEHGLAPEADRGVRRWQHRLDPIQQRVLAGCHLDRPIVPMITNAGFTVTDLEVFYEPGAPRILAADSLGSARVAA
- a CDS encoding DUF5997 family protein translates to MTSHQTAQTMKPATAAKKLGVYLPATPAEFQEGVVSRAELNSLQADPPEWLRELRRTGPHPRPVVAAKLGVSIAGLARGGVTEALTTEQIEALKDENPLWLQHERATQVDVRKEAVRIKEKNRQKDAQKDAQKDARK